Proteins from one Flammeovirgaceae bacterium genomic window:
- a CDS encoding acetyl-CoA carboxylase carboxyltransferase subunit beta: MPWFKRTDKGILTPTEAKREVPDGLWFKSPEGKIVHTRELKNNAYVVPEEDYHVRIGSKEYFDILFDNNAFTELDADMESADPLNFVDSKPYPKRIKESQAKANLKDAVRSAYGKMDGLDIVIACMDFSFIGGSMGSVVGEKISRAIDHALKTKTPFLMISRSGGARMMEAGLSLMQMAKTSAKLALLDQAKIPYISLLTDPTTGGVTASYAMLGDFNIAEPKSLIGFAGPRVIRETIGKDLPKGFQSAEFVLDHGFLDFIIDRRNLKNRLSTLLRMLA, from the coding sequence ATGCCTTGGTTTAAACGCACCGACAAAGGAATATTGACCCCCACCGAAGCCAAGCGGGAAGTGCCTGACGGGCTTTGGTTTAAATCCCCGGAAGGCAAAATCGTACATACCCGGGAGTTGAAGAACAATGCCTACGTGGTGCCTGAGGAAGACTACCACGTCCGCATAGGGTCGAAGGAGTATTTTGATATTTTGTTTGACAACAACGCCTTTACCGAACTTGACGCGGACATGGAGTCTGCAGATCCACTAAATTTTGTTGACTCCAAACCTTACCCCAAGCGCATCAAGGAGTCGCAGGCCAAGGCTAACCTGAAAGATGCCGTGCGAAGTGCGTACGGGAAAATGGACGGCCTGGATATTGTCATCGCCTGTATGGATTTTAGCTTTATCGGAGGGTCAATGGGTTCCGTTGTAGGGGAAAAAATTTCCAGGGCAATAGACCACGCCCTCAAAACCAAAACCCCCTTTCTCATGATTTCCAGGTCAGGGGGCGCGCGCATGATGGAAGCGGGGCTTTCGCTGATGCAAATGGCAAAAACCTCGGCAAAGCTGGCACTGCTAGACCAGGCCAAGATACCCTACATCTCCCTCCTTACCGATCCCACTACCGGGGGGGTAACGGCTTCTTATGCCATGCTGGGGGATTTTAATATTGCCGAGCCCAAATCCCTAATAGGGTTTGCCGGCCCCCGCGTAATCCGTGAAACCATTGGCAAAGACCTTCCAAAAGGTTTTCAAAGTGCCGAGTTCGTACTTGACCACGGCTTCCTGGATTTTATCATCGACAGGAGGAACCTCAAGAACAGGCTTTCCACTTTGCTCAGGATGCTTGCCTGA
- a CDS encoding class I fructose-bisphosphate aldolase has product MPKTSISKLLGQEAKYLLEHKSKTIPQAQLNLPGPDFVDKVFGPSNRGPQVLRSLNTIFNHGRLGGSGYVSILPIDQGIEHSAGASFAKNPIYFDPENIVKLAMDGGCNAVATTFGNLAMVSRKYAHKIPFIVKINHNEILTYPNQYDQVMYGSVEEAWNLGAVAVGATIYFGSEQANRQLQEVASAFERAHELGMATILWCYLRNSAFKKDGKDYHVAADLTGQANHLGVTIQADIIKQKLPENNGGYKALNTGGSSYGKFDEKIYTQLSSDHPIDLCRYQVINCYMGRAGLINSGGASSGASDLAEAVKTAVINKRAGGMGLISGRKAFQRPMKEGVGILNAIQDVYLDKGVTIA; this is encoded by the coding sequence ATGCCAAAAACAAGCATTTCCAAACTCCTCGGCCAAGAGGCCAAATACCTGCTGGAGCATAAAAGCAAAACCATTCCGCAGGCCCAACTGAACCTGCCGGGGCCCGATTTCGTGGATAAGGTTTTCGGCCCGTCCAATAGGGGGCCGCAGGTGCTTAGAAGTTTGAACACCATATTCAATCATGGAAGGCTGGGCGGCTCGGGCTACGTTTCCATCCTCCCTATCGACCAGGGCATCGAACACAGCGCGGGCGCCTCATTTGCGAAAAACCCTATTTATTTCGATCCCGAAAACATCGTTAAGCTGGCCATGGACGGGGGGTGCAATGCCGTGGCCACCACTTTTGGCAACCTGGCAATGGTGTCGAGGAAGTATGCCCATAAAATCCCTTTTATTGTCAAAATCAACCATAACGAAATCTTAACCTATCCCAACCAATATGACCAGGTGATGTACGGATCGGTGGAGGAGGCCTGGAACCTGGGGGCCGTTGCCGTGGGCGCTACCATCTATTTTGGCTCCGAACAGGCCAACCGCCAACTCCAGGAAGTGGCCTCGGCCTTCGAACGGGCACATGAACTGGGAATGGCCACCATCCTCTGGTGCTATTTAAGGAACAGTGCTTTCAAAAAAGACGGAAAAGATTACCATGTGGCCGCAGACCTCACCGGGCAGGCCAACCACCTGGGCGTAACGATACAGGCCGACATTATCAAACAAAAACTGCCCGAAAACAACGGGGGGTACAAGGCCTTGAACACCGGGGGGTCGAGCTATGGAAAATTTGACGAGAAAATCTACACCCAACTAAGTTCGGACCATCCTATCGACTTGTGCCGCTACCAGGTAATAAACTGTTACATGGGGCGTGCCGGCCTCATTAATTCCGGGGGTGCCTCCTCCGGTGCCAGCGACCTGGCCGAGGCCGTAAAGACCGCGGTGATCAATAAAAGGGCCGGTGGAATGGGGCTGATCTCCGGCAGGAAGGCCTTTCAACGGCCTATGAAAGAGGGGGTTGGGATTTTAAATGCAATTCAAGACGTATATCTGGACAAGGGCGTAACAATAGCCTAA
- the rplS gene encoding 50S ribosomal protein L19: MADLMKIVEQELASKRAGIVDFKAGDTVNVHVKIKEGAKERIQQFQGVVLYRRGKSTNGETFSVRKISNGVGVERIFPLLSPSIEKIELVKAGKVRRAKLYYLKGRQGKSARIKEKLATSQETKG; encoded by the coding sequence ATGGCTGATTTAATGAAGATCGTGGAGCAGGAATTGGCTTCCAAAAGGGCAGGCATCGTTGATTTCAAGGCCGGTGATACCGTGAACGTGCACGTTAAGATAAAAGAAGGCGCAAAAGAGCGTATCCAGCAGTTCCAAGGGGTAGTGTTGTACCGCAGGGGAAAAAGCACCAACGGGGAGACCTTCTCCGTGCGCAAGATCTCCAATGGGGTAGGCGTGGAGCGTATATTTCCATTGTTGAGCCCCAGTATCGAAAAGATAGAGCTGGTAAAAGCCGGAAAAGTGCGCAGGGCCAAACTTTACTATTTGAAGGGACGGCAAGGTAAATCGGCCAGGATCAAAGAGAAATTGGCCACTAGCCAGGAAACAAAAGGTTAA
- the trmD gene encoding tRNA (guanosine(37)-N1)-methyltransferase TrmD, whose protein sequence is MRIDIITCLPKLLQGPFSDSILKRAQDKQLASIVVHDLREYSTHKHKAVDDYAFGGGAGMVMMVEPIDRCISHLKGQRSYDEIIYLSPDGQPLTQSLANQLSLKQNLILLCGHYKGVDERVREHLITREISIGDYVLSGGELAAAVLSDSIIRLIPGVLSDESSAMTDSFQDGLVAPPVYTRPASYKGWKVPEVLLSGHESKVGQWRHEKAVERTKTRRPGLLGEGS, encoded by the coding sequence ATGCGTATTGATATCATCACATGCCTGCCCAAACTCCTGCAAGGCCCTTTCTCGGATTCCATCCTTAAAAGGGCACAGGACAAGCAATTGGCAAGCATTGTTGTTCATGACCTCCGGGAGTACTCCACCCACAAGCACAAAGCCGTGGACGACTACGCCTTTGGCGGGGGGGCGGGCATGGTAATGATGGTCGAGCCGATAGACCGCTGCATCTCCCACCTCAAAGGGCAACGCAGCTATGATGAAATCATTTACCTGAGCCCGGATGGGCAGCCCCTGACGCAATCCCTGGCCAACCAACTCAGCCTAAAGCAAAACCTGATCCTGCTATGTGGCCACTACAAAGGCGTGGACGAACGGGTGAGGGAGCACCTCATCACCCGGGAAATCAGCATTGGGGACTATGTCCTTTCCGGTGGGGAATTGGCCGCGGCCGTGCTTTCAGACAGCATTATACGGCTTATCCCCGGGGTATTGTCTGACGAAAGCTCCGCCATGACCGACTCCTTTCAGGACGGCCTGGTGGCCCCCCCTGTGTACACCCGGCCTGCCTCCTACAAGGGCTGGAAAGTGCCGGAAGTTTTATTGTCGGGGCATGAATCAAAGGTGGGGCAATGGCGGCATGAAAAGGCCGTGGAGCGGACCAAAACGAGGCGGCCGGGGCTTTTGGGGGAAGGTTCATAG
- the rimM gene encoding 16S rRNA processing protein RimM, with the protein MDIGSCYQVGYVIKRHGVKGSVKVFLEFPLPKKLESIFVEIDNRLVPFFIEEASVLNNIAVMKFEDVDTPEQADRLAKCGVYLPHSSKPKRGNLDTHDWIGFSVFRGSEKLGAITSINHHSLNPLLVVAMKEKELLVPISDYFIKEIDLQAKKVWVELPEGFMEI; encoded by the coding sequence ATGGACATTGGCTCATGCTACCAGGTTGGGTACGTGATCAAAAGGCATGGCGTAAAGGGCAGTGTTAAGGTTTTCCTCGAATTCCCACTCCCCAAAAAATTGGAATCGATCTTTGTTGAAATCGACAACAGGTTGGTTCCATTTTTTATTGAAGAGGCTTCTGTTTTGAACAATATTGCCGTGATGAAGTTTGAGGACGTGGACACCCCCGAGCAGGCCGACCGGCTTGCCAAATGCGGGGTTTACCTTCCCCATTCCTCAAAGCCAAAACGCGGAAACCTGGATACCCATGATTGGATTGGTTTTAGCGTTTTTAGGGGTTCTGAAAAGTTGGGAGCGATCACCTCCATCAACCACCACTCGCTAAACCCTTTGCTGGTGGTGGCCATGAAGGAAAAGGAGTTGCTGGTCCCAATAAGCGATTATTTCATCAAGGAAATTGACCTACAGGCCAAAAAGGTATGGGTAGAACTGCCCGAAGGCTTTATGGAAATCTAA
- a CDS encoding 30S ribosomal protein S16, whose translation MAVKIRLARRGRAKLAMYDVVVADARAPRDGRFIEKIGTYNPLTNPASIVLKDDRAFHWLMNGAQPTDTVKAMLSYRGIMLKKHLQIGVVKGAITQEQADAKWEEWMKEKEAKIQGKKDNLAQTKLDKAKARKEAEAKVKEARAEAIKKKKVVAEEAEAAPAGESAAEGASEPKAEAEATETTQAESPSGSEGPKE comes from the coding sequence ATGGCTGTAAAAATCAGATTGGCCCGCAGGGGCCGCGCAAAACTGGCGATGTACGATGTAGTCGTAGCGGACGCCAGGGCACCACGGGATGGTCGCTTTATTGAGAAAATTGGTACTTACAACCCGCTGACAAACCCTGCCAGCATCGTGCTGAAAGACGACAGGGCATTTCACTGGTTGATGAATGGTGCCCAACCCACCGATACGGTGAAGGCAATGCTGTCTTACCGGGGGATTATGTTAAAAAAGCACCTCCAGATCGGGGTGGTAAAAGGCGCCATCACCCAGGAACAGGCCGATGCCAAATGGGAAGAATGGATGAAGGAGAAAGAAGCCAAGATTCAGGGCAAAAAAGACAACCTTGCCCAAACCAAACTGGACAAAGCCAAAGCGCGCAAGGAAGCCGAGGCAAAGGTAAAAGAAGCAAGGGCAGAAGCCATTAAGAAGAAAAAAGTGGTGGCCGAGGAAGCCGAAGCCGCACCTGCCGGTGAAAGTGCGGCAGAAGGGGCCAGCGAACCCAAAGCTGAAGCCGAAGCTACCGAAACCACCCAGGCCGAATCCCCTTCAGGGAGCGAAGGGCCAAAAGAATAA
- a CDS encoding 2-oxoglutarate dehydrogenase E1 component, translating to MDKYSYISNADVGYLDELYQDYKKDPSSVDPSWQKFFEGYDFSQQRYGDNGSAVVADGLTIKETQVRTLIHMYRSRAHLKSKTNPVRPRRDHKVPLDHKDFGLTDADLDAEFDVGVEVGLGRATLRKIIEKLEKVYIGPIGFEYSYIRNQGIFDWFVEKCETEYYNYDPSIEEKRDILYKLNEAVVFENFLHTKFLGQKRFSLEGGENTIPALQTIINKAAELGVSEVAIGMAHRGRLNVLSNILGKTYEQIFSEFEGNAGTDGTMGDGDVKYHQGYAGHIKTPSGNKIYVKLTPNPSHLEAVDPLVLGYTRGQIDDEYSGDLNKAMAILIHGDAAIAGQGILYEIVQMSGLPGYHTGGTVHFVINNQVGFTTDYDDARTSIYCTDLAKIVDAPVLHVNGDDAEAVTFCSKLAVEYRQKFGKDIFIDMVCYRRHGHNESDEPKFTQPKLYDLIAKHPNPREIYSKKLVEGGSVDTQLANEMDKKFRSQLQDRLNEVKQNKLPYKVQKIEEEWHKLRKSTPEDFDSSPSTAVGQKTIDKIGKALITLPEGFKPIKQIEKLLKERKAAFFEAKELNWADAELLAYGSLLLEKRIVRFSGQDVKRGTFSHRHAYIMDVTDNQDYCNLDHIEKGQRTFQIYNSLLSELGVLGFEYGYAMASPNALVLWEAQFGDFVNGAQVMIDQFIASAESKWQRMNGLVMLLPHGYEGQGPEHSSAKPERFLQLAAEYNMVVANPTTASNFFHLLRRQVAWEFRKPCIVFTPKSLLRHPAVASPMAEFTQGGFKEVLDDPTPPKAAKKLILCWGKIYYDLVEAREKKKIKDIAVVRIEQLHPFPEKQINAILKKYKGAKVAWVQEEPSNMGGLGYMVRMMPNQKFEFVSRKASASPATGYSKAHKAEQEKLVNQALEIKP from the coding sequence ATGGACAAATATTCCTACATATCCAATGCGGACGTTGGGTACCTCGATGAGCTTTATCAGGACTATAAGAAGGACCCTTCTTCCGTAGACCCCTCGTGGCAGAAATTCTTTGAAGGGTACGACTTCTCCCAGCAACGGTATGGCGACAATGGGTCGGCCGTGGTGGCCGATGGCCTCACCATAAAGGAAACCCAGGTGAGGACCCTCATACACATGTACCGGTCGCGTGCCCACCTCAAGTCCAAGACCAACCCGGTGCGGCCCCGCAGGGACCACAAGGTGCCGTTGGACCATAAGGATTTCGGGCTCACCGATGCGGACCTGGATGCCGAGTTTGATGTGGGTGTGGAAGTGGGGTTGGGCAGGGCCACCTTAAGGAAGATCATAGAAAAACTGGAGAAGGTTTATATCGGGCCGATCGGGTTTGAATATTCGTACATAAGGAACCAGGGTATTTTTGACTGGTTTGTGGAAAAATGCGAAACGGAGTATTATAACTACGACCCCAGCATAGAGGAAAAAAGGGACATCCTGTACAAGCTGAACGAGGCGGTGGTTTTTGAAAACTTCCTTCATACCAAGTTTCTGGGGCAGAAACGTTTTTCCCTGGAGGGTGGTGAAAACACCATACCGGCCTTGCAGACCATTATCAACAAAGCGGCAGAACTTGGGGTTTCGGAGGTGGCAATAGGCATGGCGCACAGGGGCCGCCTCAACGTATTGTCCAACATACTCGGAAAAACCTATGAGCAGATATTTAGCGAGTTTGAAGGAAATGCCGGCACCGATGGCACCATGGGGGATGGTGATGTGAAGTACCACCAGGGATATGCAGGGCATATCAAAACCCCTTCCGGGAACAAGATATATGTAAAGCTTACACCCAACCCTTCCCACCTGGAGGCCGTTGACCCATTGGTGCTGGGCTACACCCGTGGCCAGATAGACGATGAATATTCAGGAGACCTCAATAAGGCAATGGCCATCCTCATCCATGGCGATGCGGCCATCGCGGGGCAAGGCATTTTGTACGAGATCGTGCAGATGTCTGGCCTGCCGGGCTACCATACTGGGGGCACGGTCCATTTTGTGATCAACAACCAGGTAGGGTTTACCACCGATTATGACGATGCGCGTACCTCAATTTACTGCACCGACCTGGCAAAGATCGTGGATGCGCCCGTCCTTCATGTAAATGGCGATGATGCCGAAGCGGTTACCTTCTGCAGTAAGCTGGCGGTGGAATACAGGCAGAAGTTTGGCAAGGACATTTTTATTGACATGGTATGCTATCGCAGGCATGGGCACAATGAAAGTGACGAGCCGAAGTTTACTCAGCCCAAATTGTACGACCTTATTGCCAAGCACCCCAACCCCAGGGAGATCTATTCCAAAAAGCTTGTAGAGGGGGGCAGCGTGGACACCCAACTGGCCAACGAGATGGACAAAAAGTTTAGGAGCCAACTGCAGGACAGGCTTAACGAGGTAAAGCAGAACAAGCTGCCTTATAAGGTCCAGAAAATTGAAGAGGAATGGCATAAGTTGAGGAAGTCCACCCCCGAAGATTTTGATTCTTCGCCTTCCACTGCCGTGGGCCAAAAGACAATCGACAAAATAGGGAAAGCGCTGATCACTTTGCCCGAAGGGTTCAAGCCCATCAAGCAAATAGAAAAACTTTTGAAGGAACGAAAGGCGGCATTTTTTGAGGCCAAAGAACTGAACTGGGCAGATGCCGAGTTGCTGGCCTACGGGTCCCTTTTATTGGAAAAACGTATTGTGCGCTTTTCAGGGCAGGATGTAAAGCGGGGCACGTTCTCCCATCGCCATGCCTATATAATGGACGTAACGGACAATCAGGATTATTGCAATCTTGACCATATTGAAAAAGGGCAGCGGACTTTTCAGATCTACAATTCCCTGCTTTCGGAATTGGGCGTGCTTGGGTTTGAGTATGGGTATGCGATGGCCTCGCCCAATGCACTTGTATTATGGGAGGCCCAGTTCGGGGATTTTGTCAATGGTGCCCAGGTAATGATTGACCAGTTTATTGCCAGTGCCGAATCGAAATGGCAACGGATGAACGGGCTGGTAATGTTGCTGCCACATGGATATGAGGGCCAGGGCCCCGAGCACTCCAGTGCAAAGCCCGAACGCTTCCTGCAGTTGGCCGCAGAATACAACATGGTAGTGGCCAACCCCACCACCGCTTCGAATTTCTTTCATTTGCTCAGGAGGCAGGTGGCCTGGGAATTCAGGAAACCATGCATTGTGTTCACGCCCAAGTCGCTGCTTCGCCACCCTGCCGTGGCCTCGCCCATGGCCGAGTTTACCCAAGGAGGCTTTAAGGAGGTCCTCGATGACCCTACTCCCCCCAAAGCAGCAAAAAAATTGATTTTGTGCTGGGGCAAGATCTACTACGATTTGGTGGAGGCCAGGGAAAAGAAAAAGATCAAGGACATAGCCGTTGTCCGCATTGAGCAATTGCACCCATTCCCTGAAAAACAAATCAATGCCATTCTGAAGAAATACAAAGGGGCCAAGGTGGCCTGGGTGCAGGAAGAGCCTTCCAACATGGGCGGCCTTGGGTATATGGTCCGTATGATGCCCAATCAGAAATTTGAATTCGTGTCCAGGAAGGCCAGTGCATCCCCAGCCACGGGCTATTCCAAGGCCCATAAGGCCGAGCAGGAAAAACTTGTAAACCAGGCCCTGGAAATTAAACCTTAA
- the odhB gene encoding 2-oxoglutarate dehydrogenase complex dihydrolipoyllysine-residue succinyltransferase, producing the protein MSEKVKVPTVGESITEVTIATWLKKDGDPVAMDEVIAELESDKATFELPAPKAGVLKIVKQEGDTVPIGEVICEIDTSGAGAAKETAPRKPDAREAATQASPSKGPKPTGEIKEMKVPAVGESITEVTISAWLKKDGDFVSLDEVIAEVESDKATFELPAEAQGILRIVAQEGSTLPIGGLICKIEVSEGAPPSAAPQAPAPASTQEAPTGDKSYAAGHPSPAAAKILSEKGISPGQVSGTGVGGRITKEDAMNAQAGKPATTQADAPAPAPKGAREETREKMSSMRRTIAKRLVVVKNETAMLTTFNEVDMKPVMDLRSRYKEKFKEKYGVGLGFMSFFTKAVCVALQEFPAVNAYIDGNEAVYHNYCDVSIAVSTPRGLVVPVIRNAESLSMAEIEKEVVRLATRGRDGKLSIEEMTGGTFSITNGGVFGSMLSTPILNPPQSAILGMHNIVQRPVAINGEVVVRPIMYLALSYDHRIVDGKESVSFLVRVKELLEDPGRLILGV; encoded by the coding sequence ATGTCTGAAAAAGTTAAAGTCCCCACAGTAGGGGAGTCGATCACCGAAGTAACCATAGCCACATGGCTCAAGAAGGATGGCGACCCGGTTGCCATGGACGAGGTAATTGCCGAGTTGGAATCGGACAAGGCCACCTTCGAACTCCCCGCCCCAAAAGCTGGCGTGCTTAAAATCGTGAAGCAGGAGGGGGATACGGTACCCATTGGGGAAGTGATCTGTGAGATTGATACATCTGGCGCAGGGGCCGCCAAGGAAACCGCCCCCCGCAAACCGGACGCAAGGGAAGCAGCCACGCAGGCTTCCCCTTCGAAAGGGCCAAAACCCACGGGCGAAATAAAGGAGATGAAGGTGCCGGCCGTTGGTGAGTCGATCACGGAGGTAACCATTTCCGCCTGGCTGAAGAAAGACGGGGACTTTGTGTCCTTGGACGAAGTGATTGCGGAGGTCGAATCGGACAAGGCCACCTTTGAATTGCCGGCCGAGGCGCAGGGCATACTGAGGATTGTGGCCCAGGAGGGCAGCACATTGCCCATTGGGGGTTTGATCTGCAAAATTGAGGTGTCTGAGGGGGCGCCCCCATCGGCAGCGCCACAGGCCCCAGCCCCGGCCTCGACACAGGAAGCCCCCACGGGGGACAAGTCTTATGCCGCTGGCCACCCTTCGCCAGCCGCGGCAAAAATTTTATCGGAAAAGGGTATTTCCCCGGGCCAGGTTTCGGGCACAGGCGTAGGGGGAAGGATTACCAAAGAAGACGCCATGAACGCACAGGCAGGCAAACCGGCAACCACTCAGGCCGATGCCCCTGCCCCGGCACCCAAAGGGGCGCGGGAGGAGACTAGGGAGAAAATGTCTTCCATGCGAAGGACTATTGCCAAACGGCTGGTGGTGGTGAAAAACGAAACGGCCATGCTCACCACCTTCAATGAGGTGGACATGAAACCGGTGATGGATTTGCGGTCCAGGTACAAGGAAAAATTCAAAGAAAAATACGGGGTGGGTTTAGGCTTTATGAGCTTCTTCACCAAAGCAGTGTGCGTGGCCTTGCAGGAGTTCCCTGCGGTAAATGCCTACATCGATGGCAACGAGGCCGTATATCATAATTACTGTGATGTTTCTATTGCGGTATCCACCCCTCGCGGTTTGGTGGTTCCTGTTATTAGAAATGCGGAATCGCTGAGCATGGCGGAAATTGAGAAAGAAGTGGTGCGGTTGGCCACACGTGGCCGCGATGGAAAACTCTCCATTGAAGAAATGACGGGAGGTACATTCTCCATCACCAATGGTGGCGTGTTTGGGTCAATGTTGTCGACACCCATTTTGAACCCGCCCCAATCGGCAATATTGGGAATGCACAACATCGTGCAGCGCCCAGTGGCCATAAATGGCGAGGTGGTGGTGCGGCCTATTATGTACCTGGCCCTTTCCTACGACCACCGCATAGTGGACGGCAAAGAATCGGTGAGCTTCCTGGTGAGGGTAAAAGAGCTGCTTGAGGACCCCGGACGCTTGATTTTGGGGGTATAA